The sequence GTCACCACGCTCTTTCCGTCGAGCGCCTCGAGGAGGGACTCGACGTGGGGAAGAACGATATCGAGGTTCTCCCGGTAGGCGGCCACGACCGTCTCGACGTCGATATTCCGGTCGTGGATGAGTCCGAACCAGGGGTTGGGCGCGCTCGAGCGCTCGTCGTCGTCCAGGTGGTGCTCGAGACCCTTGTGCGAGAACTGTTCCCCGGTCGGGCCGAGAAACGGGAAGTGGGGCTGCATGAAGTGGACGATGAGCCGTTTGTCGGGGAACCGGTCGCGGGCGGCGATCGCCTCCTCGACGACCGCGTCCGGCCGGACGGTCCGGGCGTCCTCGTCCCAGCAGCGATCCAGGAGGTCAACGACCGCGTGAAACACGTCGCCCTCGAGTTCGTAGACGTGGGGGTTAGCGGTGACGTACACCGTATCGTGGAGGTCCTTTCCAGCGAAGTTCGCCTCCATGAACTCCCAGCTATCGCTGCCCCGGGATCGTTTCCGGGAGAGCGTCCCCTCAAGGTCCGACTGGGCGGCGAACATATCGTGCCGACAGCCGTCGAGGATGAGCAGGTTGTCCCAGTCGGCGTCCATCACATCGACGCCGTCGTCGGTTCCCCGGCGCTCGTTTCGAAACTGGGCCGCCCGCGAGTTGATCCGCAGACCGAGCGTGAACAGTTCCTTCTGGAGGAGCCTGGGATTTCGAACGACCTTCTGGAGGTTCTCGAGCGAGTATCGCTCCGGAAGAACGGATCGAGTAGCCATGTGTTCGAACCCGTGACTCACATCGTCCTTTGTTAGTCTCCCGTGACGACCGATTATCCCGCTGTTACCTTAGACGTAGCCGAGTTTCTCGAGGCGGTCCTGTACGCCCGCGTCGACGTCGTCGGTCGAGCCGTCGTCGTCGTCCTCGAGTGCCCGTCGCTTGGACTCGATCGCGTCGGTCTCGAACCGGTCGGTCGCCCAGTCGGGGACGGCCCATCGCAGTTCGTCGCCACTCGAGCCGTCCGTTTCACCCTGGGCCTCACTCTCGTCACCGACGCGGCGCTGCCAACACGGGCGGTCGCGATCGAGTTCGTACTCGCGGCGGCTCCCCAGCGAATCCCAGACGTACTTCGTCGATCCGTCGTAGGCCGCCCGCATCAGCCGATCCCAGTACTCCAGTCGATCGGGCGGTTCGGGACCGGCGCTCATGCCGACGTGTTCCGCGACGACGCGGTCGGCCGTGGGATCGACGACCTCGTCGCGGGCCATCGCCGCGAGCAGCGACGGCAACTCGAGGTGAGAAACGAACTCGGATTCGGTTTCGGGGTAGCCCTCGGGCGGATTGACGACGAGCAGCGGCACGTGTAACAGTCCCTCGGAGAGGCTGCTCTTGTGGCGGACGAGTCCGTCCTCGCACTTGTACCCCTGATTCTCGCCGTGATCGGCGGTGATCACGACCGTCGTCTCGCGGGCCGTGTTCGCCCGCACCCAGTCGACGAAGTCGGCGATCGTCCGGTCGAGGTAGTCGATCGCCGCGCCGTACAGCTCGCGGCGCGTCTCGAGGAACTCCCGGTGCTCCTCGGGGGTCTCCATCAGTTCCCAGACGGTCCGATCGGCCGTCGTGAACGCGTTCGACGCCGCGTGAAGCGATCGGTCGAACGCCCGGAGGTTCCGAAGCGGGGTGTGGGCCTCCATGAACGAACCGAACAGGACGAACGGTCCGTCGGTGTCGTCGATCAGCCGCCTCGAGGTGCGGGTGACGGCGCGCGCGCCGTCGTCGAACAGCTTCGGAATCGGCGCGTCCTCGGAGACCGTATCGAGGAAGCCGGTAACGCCGTTGGCGAGGCTGTACAGCGGTCGATCGTGGGTGAGCGCGGTACGGAGGAAGTCGAGGTAGACGGCCGGTCCCGACCGGTCGCTGGCCGAACGAACGGCGACCGGATCGGCTCCCTCCGGAAACCGGTAGGCCTCGGTGACGTCGACGAACTCGTCGAAGAACGCGTCGAAGCCGTACGGCGAGCCGGCGAAGACGTTCGTACTCACCCCCAGCGCCCGGTGTGACTCGAGGTCCCCGAAGAGCGTCTCCGAGCGATCGATCCCGGAGACGGACGGGTCGTGGGTGTGAACGCCGTGTTCGTGCGGGAGCGCCCCGGTCACCATGCTGGCGTAGCTCGGGGCGCTCCAGGAGCTCGCGGCCCGACACTGCTCGTACGACAGGTCGGCCCGCCCGTCGAGCCGCCGGGCGCACGCGTCGAACGTGTCCTTCCTGACGGAGTCGAGACAGAGCAAAACGACGTTTCGCATAGCGGTCACTCTTCTCGAACACTCATTGTTACGAACCTGTTATCGGCGATCTCCCGGAGTGGGTGACCAGTTACAGATCGATTATCACGAGTTGCGACGACAGTCATCGTTCGAATACTGACCGCTGGACCGACCGTCGTCCCGCCTCCGCGCGAACCGCCAGCGGCGCGCGGAGCTCAGTAGCGTCTCGAGACCGCGGGGACGGTAACCGGCCCACTACAAAAGGGGATGTCGGAGAATCCATCGACGATGTCGAACGACTCTGCCGGAATCGCCGATCTCCGCTCCGTCGCCGACGGCGCGTCACTGCACTATCTCGGCACCGTCGTCGTCAACGTCGTCGGGTTCCTGTTGAACATCCTGTTGACCCGGCTGCTCGGCGCCAGCGTGTACGGGATCTACGCCTATGGGACGATGATCCTCAACGCAGTGTTGCTGTTCGCCACCGTCGGGACCGACGTCTCGATCACGAAGTACCTCTCGGCGAACCAGGACGATCCCGCCTACCAGCGCCGGATGCTCGGGTTGGCCTACCTGACGACGATCGTCGGCAGTCTCGTCACCGCGGCGATCGTCTACACCGTCGCCCCGACGATCACCGCCCACACGCTCGAGGAGCCGATGCTGACGATCGCCCTCCGAATCTTCGCCATCGCGTTGCCGTTTCAGGCGCTCGGCAAGATCGCCTCGAGCACGGTTCGAGGCCTCGAGAAACCGACCGAGAAGACCGTCATCATGGTCGTCGGACCGACGATCAGGCTCGTCGCGGTCGCGGCCGCCGTGGCGCTCGGCTACTCGCTGCTCGGTATCGCGGCGGCGTTCGCGGTCGCGGCGGTGATGGCCGCGTTGTTCGGGATCGGCTACTCGCTGTCGCGAACCGATCTCCGACCGTCCGGACGCTTCTCTCGGTCCGAGACGACCGAGTTTTACAACTTCTCGGCGCCGTTGACACTCTCGAAGGCCTCGTCGTTCCTGTTCAAACGCGTCGACGTCTTCATGGTCGGCTTCCTGCTTGCATCGGCCGACGTCGGGATCTACAACATCGCCGTCCTGCTCGCGGGCGTGATCGCGATGCCGCTGGCCGGCTTCAACCAGTTCTTCCCTCCGGTGGCCTCGCGGCTGTACTCGAACGAGGAGTACGACACGCTCGAGTCGATATACGCGACCGTCACCCGCTGGTCGATCACGGCCTCGGTCGCCATCGCACTCCCGTTGTACGTCTACCGGACCGAGGTGCTCACACTGTTCGGTCCCGAGTTCGTCGCCGGGACGCTCGTCGTCACGCTGTTTATCGCCGGGCAGTTGTTCAACGCCGCCGCCGGGCCGGCAAACGACCTTCTGACGATGACCGACCACCAGTACCTCGTGATGGGCAACCACTTCGTCTTCGGCGTCTGTAACGTCGTCCTCAACTACTACTTCATCCTCGAGTTCGGGCTGATCGGCGCCGCGCTCGCGACGGCCACCGTCCTGGCGACCCTGAACGTCGTCCGCGTCCTCGAGGTGTGGTACCTCGAAGGGTTGTTCGCCTACTCGCTGGCGCTGTGGAAGCCCTGCGTCGCCACCGCCGTCAGCGCCGTCGTCATGTACGGACTCCGGCTGTACCTCGGCGGGACGGTCGTCGTCTTCGTCGGCGGGGCGGCCGGCACCGCCGCCTTCCTCGGGACGCTGTACCTGCTCGGGCTCGACGAGCAGGACATCCAGATCGCGGACGAGTACCTCGGACTGGTCTCGTAAGCGGCGAGAATCGACCGCCGGATCGAGGCCGCTCGTTCGCCGCCGCTACTCGAGGTCCTCGAGAATCGTCGGCAGCTCGATTGCGATCGACGCCTGTTCGATGTGCGCCACCGCGCGCGGATCGCGGTCGGGTCCGTCCTTGAGGAGGACCTGG comes from Haloterrigena salifodinae and encodes:
- a CDS encoding sulfatase-like hydrolase/transferase, which gives rise to MRNVVLLCLDSVRKDTFDACARRLDGRADLSYEQCRAASSWSAPSYASMVTGALPHEHGVHTHDPSVSGIDRSETLFGDLESHRALGVSTNVFAGSPYGFDAFFDEFVDVTEAYRFPEGADPVAVRSASDRSGPAVYLDFLRTALTHDRPLYSLANGVTGFLDTVSEDAPIPKLFDDGARAVTRTSRRLIDDTDGPFVLFGSFMEAHTPLRNLRAFDRSLHAASNAFTTADRTVWELMETPEEHREFLETRRELYGAAIDYLDRTIADFVDWVRANTARETTVVITADHGENQGYKCEDGLVRHKSSLSEGLLHVPLLVVNPPEGYPETESEFVSHLELPSLLAAMARDEVVDPTADRVVAEHVGMSAGPEPPDRLEYWDRLMRAAYDGSTKYVWDSLGSRREYELDRDRPCWQRRVGDESEAQGETDGSSGDELRWAVPDWATDRFETDAIESKRRALEDDDDGSTDDVDAGVQDRLEKLGYV
- a CDS encoding flippase, with protein sequence MSNDSAGIADLRSVADGASLHYLGTVVVNVVGFLLNILLTRLLGASVYGIYAYGTMILNAVLLFATVGTDVSITKYLSANQDDPAYQRRMLGLAYLTTIVGSLVTAAIVYTVAPTITAHTLEEPMLTIALRIFAIALPFQALGKIASSTVRGLEKPTEKTVIMVVGPTIRLVAVAAAVALGYSLLGIAAAFAVAAVMAALFGIGYSLSRTDLRPSGRFSRSETTEFYNFSAPLTLSKASSFLFKRVDVFMVGFLLASADVGIYNIAVLLAGVIAMPLAGFNQFFPPVASRLYSNEEYDTLESIYATVTRWSITASVAIALPLYVYRTEVLTLFGPEFVAGTLVVTLFIAGQLFNAAAGPANDLLTMTDHQYLVMGNHFVFGVCNVVLNYYFILEFGLIGAALATATVLATLNVVRVLEVWYLEGLFAYSLALWKPCVATAVSAVVMYGLRLYLGGTVVVFVGGAAGTAAFLGTLYLLGLDEQDIQIADEYLGLVS